The Halanaerobium saccharolyticum subsp. saccharolyticum DSM 6643 genomic sequence CCTTAGCAGATTCTGTTTTATTTTCTTATAAAACTGAGATAGAAGAATTAACTGCTCATCTACTGCAGAATTACTTTAGTCTCGCTGCCCCAAGCAGGGCTTTAAAAGCTCAGGCAGTTTTGTATAGAACTTCTATTTTATATCAGCTGGAAACACAGGGGGCAAGACTCGAAAATTTAAACTATCTAAAGTTTGGCTCTTTAAATCCTGCATTCAAAGAAGCTGCTGCGGCGACAAAATCTGAAGTTTTAATTCGGGATAATGAATTTTATTATAATAAAGACTTTTCCCTGAAAAGTATTAATAAACCTAAAACAGGTACTGTTGCTTTAGCACAAGCAGAATATAATTACGAAGAAATTATTAATTATTATTATGACCGCTCAGAAATAGTTAATTTAAATAATTTAATTGATAGTGAAGAGAAGCTTTCTGCTCGGATAGAGCGCGGATTATATTTAAAAGAAATAAGGCAGATGAGCTGGTCTGGTCCCAGAGTAATTACTGTTATAGACTATAATCTTGATAATGACAGATTAAAACTAAAACCAGTTTTAGCTCAAGGATTAGTTCCTGGGCGAGAAGATTTGGCTGATTTAATTAAAAGACACAAGGCAATTGCTGGTGTCAATGGTGGCTATTTTCATTACAGTGGTCGACCTCTTGGTTTGCTTTATATAAATCAGGAACTTGTTAGTGAGCCCATCCACCAGAGAAGTGCCTTATTAATTGATCAAGATAATAATATTTCTTTTGCTCAGGTAGATTGGCAGGGTGAGTTATTAATCGGGCCAGCAGAGCAAAAAATAAAAATTGATGGAGTAAATAGAGAAGCTAAAAAAGAAGAAATTATAGTTTTCAATTACTTCTATGGTCCCAGAATGTCTGCTTTAGATCAGGACCATTATGATGTTGTGGTTAGAGATAATAAGATTTTAGGAGTAGAAAATAAAGCAGGAGTGAAAACAGCTATTCCACCTGATGGTTTTATAATAAGATTTTCGGCTCAAAGATCAGACATTAAAAATCTTATACCAGAACTAAAAAATAAAAAAATTACTTTAAATTATAATTTTAGTCCAAATTTAAATGAAAATAAGATAGTACATGCAGTTGGTGGAGGTCCAAGGCTTTTAAAAGCTGGAAAAATTAATATTACTGGTCAAGAAGAAAATTTTCAAAATGATATTTTAAATGGGCGGGCACCCAGAACTGCTGTCGCTTTGACTAAAGATAATCATCTGCTGCTTTTGACTATTGATGGTAGACAGTCAGATTTAAGTGTCGGAATGAGCTTAGAGGAGCTGGCTCAAACTTTAAAAGGTTTAGGAGCAGTTGAGGCTATAAACTTAGATGGAGGCGGCTCAGCCCGAATGGTTATTCGAGGTTTTACAATGAGTAACCCAAGTGAAAAGAGATTAATTTCTAATGGCGTGATAGTTGATGAAAAAAATAATTAACTTTAATTAAATTTTATATTAAAATATCAAATAAAGGGGCAATAGGATGTTAAAAAAATCAATGATACTATTATTTACAGCAGTATTTTTAGTCATTTCAATTTCTGCAGTGGGGGCTGCTAATTTAAATTCAGTTACTTATTCTATTTCAGGTGATGCATCAGATGTAGACACTCTGGAGTTAGAGCCAGAATTTATGATAAATAACATTCATCCAGCTAAGCTTAACTTAGCCTTTGATGGAGATGACTTTTATTTTGGAGCAAATATGGGTTTAAACATGTTAATGGAAGATAACTTCAGGTTGGATCTGAATCTGATGCTGACAAATGAGGTTGATGGTCTTGATTTTGGTAAGGCATTTGGTTTAGCAGCTGCTACCCGTGGTGCTGATTTAAGCTTTTTCTGGCAGACTTATTATTTTATTGATGATGATCTAGATGATCATGCTTTTTATAAGGGTGGCGCTAATTACAGAATAGGTCCTCGAAGTGATTTAGAAATAAGTGTAGCTAAT encodes the following:
- a CDS encoding phosphodiester glycosidase family protein gives rise to the protein MKNLQNLRKFSYIILYIFIALLILSTPAAAEFFQGNLTEFVKSEKIISIPIFSPAEKIEIEAGTDTVVSAADKEDISLKAGEIYFISQNDIKKSKETQTAAELKAGWGIQIMASSTEAKAKAFKAEAAAKIEAELIILAEDELFKVVAGFYDQRSEAEKLQQDLEAAGYNGWPRELELAENRNIAKSEAEAVTETEVETETEVETENEAETENEVGAAEDSPPEQEGLILYNQAGEKLKEAYVFEIEGEFKANSKKMQGEFQLGPLADSVLFSYKTEIEELTAHLLQNYFSLAAPSRALKAQAVLYRTSILYQLETQGARLENLNYLKFGSLNPAFKEAAAATKSEVLIRDNEFYYNKDFSLKSINKPKTGTVALAQAEYNYEEIINYYYDRSEIVNLNNLIDSEEKLSARIERGLYLKEIRQMSWSGPRVITVIDYNLDNDRLKLKPVLAQGLVPGREDLADLIKRHKAIAGVNGGYFHYSGRPLGLLYINQELVSEPIHQRSALLIDQDNNISFAQVDWQGELLIGPAEQKIKIDGVNREAKKEEIIVFNYFYGPRMSALDQDHYDVVVRDNKILGVENKAGVKTAIPPDGFIIRFSAQRSDIKNLIPELKNKKITLNYNFSPNLNENKIVHAVGGGPRLLKAGKINITGQEENFQNDILNGRAPRTAVALTKDNHLLLLTIDGRQSDLSVGMSLEELAQTLKGLGAVEAINLDGGGSARMVIRGFTMSNPSEKRLISNGVIVDEKNN